The following are encoded in a window of Ficedula albicollis isolate OC2 unplaced genomic scaffold, FicAlb1.5 N01291, whole genome shotgun sequence genomic DNA:
- the LOC107604502 gene encoding interferon-induced very large GTPase 1-like, with the protein MASPEDTQEGDAKAQLLAEAFQKEGLDAGYWLPKMSQILGIKCREALQHLEYKDYLKLECEVRHPWEKKALQKLLNITDDKTASKEVQKEHMEKAKQRQEVAKQALKDLTEMLNSHSHSQDVLREQAETLWQAMEIPKEFWPSPKEPLAEMLESIHKQLEQQQEMSAGRRENIPDTEVLRRASGGLALQGIYRTSRAGDVLATREQLLRVPEGFQLAGPEQGSMLERREFSSSAAESTFTKSMEQLGFSMSISTKFAFWKVNPGAVVDHSSSSQSDATHQCHSEQSYFCTTKFQYIPLASCYFQRHQLCLSDAALRELQDMEQILGFTRKEDNPDFVKMCESFFSRFGSHINQGPLHFGGIFWWKASTEGFQAEQQEEVKRQTSAALNSFVRKSYGDFPASAAGALDVSKSISQASVLGRTGENSHSAIQLSVINTGGPADTTSLPQWKTGLVSDNTTWCVIDRGFELIPVWDVILCNHSGDFKSIDQMSGALRDAYKALTNESVGTIFGEDLGSAVQEARDFMETVKAWEVPADERKLLLLMELKDDLNAKTRNHSVWINVCLSDKALQDFLVNTVWSYKESPPESTSSVKVMLRSLLDPHIYSVKDFPEASFIMQWIFQTEHQLPVSPKISELEELIKTLKQMKEHIYAVTYAPGSSASAVHEAKIKATLTSSLAIYSLLQSLQERAEKDMELLVLLIVTSTGYQVESSTFQHLLGHPEILYMAKEMAEAYEEYVNLKEQDADTAEASLLLMGLTVTPESQKLSPEQKRERLVFMEDHMKGLWSTRIKNLLRKHSADGDWERLEQDLNSLISGCLDDKLDKKKMHNILTDLEDTFAKSEAPSESQPKPDSSQSKANEAIANQEFLQLLKRLGLESHYPRKMGMGDFCTICRTSLQDSQPSKDKELPFYFLQKLLTVDYQVRYLTCWETSSQSLAPLPKTRQQKDQHSGSFENFLDNLTGATPECTIRDGHVHPMDLQMAIFHCADDFLRQTLATKLAFCQLPLPLLLPNPGTSHIEFPLYALSQIQRSWKE; encoded by the coding sequence ATGGCCTCGCCAGAGGACACACAAGAGGGGGATGCaaaggcacagctcctggcagaggcaTTTCAGAAGGAAGGACTGGATGCTGGATACTGGCTGCCCAAAATGTCACAGATCCTGGGAATCAAGTGCAGAGAAGCCCTGCAGCATCTGGAATATAAAGACTACCTCAAGCTGGAGTGTGAGGTACGGCACCCCTGGGAGAAAAAGGCACTCCAGAAACTCCTGAATATAACAGATGACAAAACAGCCTCTAAAGAGGTGCAAAAGGAGCACATGGAGAAGGCAAAGCAAAGGCAGGAAGTGGCCAAACAAGCCCTGAAAGATCTGACAGAAATGCTcaacagccacagccacagccaggatgTGCTGAGGGAGCAAGCAGAGACTCTGTGGCAAGCCATGGAGATTCCCAAAGAGTTCTGGCCATCGCCAAAGGAACCCTTGGCAGAAATGCTGGAGAGCATCCataagcagctggagcagcagcaggagatgtcagcaggcaggagggagaacATCCCTGACACCGAGGTGCTGAGGCGGGCGTCGGGGGGACTGGCCCTGCAGGGCATCTACagaaccagcagagctggagatgtgCTGGCAACGcgagagcagctcctcagggttCCTGAGGGATTCCAGCTCGCCGGTCCAGAGCAAGGATCAATGCTTGAGAGGAGGGagttctcctcctctgcagcagaatCCACTTTCACCAAGtccatggagcagctggggtTCAGCATGAGCATTTCTACCAAATTTGCATTCTGGAAAGTTAATCCGGGAGCGGTTGTAGATCACAGCAGCTCCTCGCAGTCCGACGCCACCCACCAGTGCCACTCTGAGCAGAGCTACTTCTGCACCACCAAGTTCCAGTACATCCCCCTGGCCTCCTGCTACTTCCAAAGGCATCAGCTTTGCCTCTCGGATGCGGCTCTGCGGGAGCTGCAAGACATGGAGCAGATTTTGGGCTTCACTCGGAAAGAGGACAACCCAGACTTTGTGAAAATGTGTGAGAGCTTCTTCAGCAGGTTTGGATCCCACATAAACCAGGGTCCCCTCCACTTTGGGGGGATATTCTGGTGGAAGGCGTCCACAGAAGGATTCCAAGCTGAGCAACAGGAAGAGGTGAAGCGACAAACATCTGCAGCACTGAACAGCTTTGTCAGGAAGAGCTATGGTGACTTCCCCGCAAGTGCTGCAGGGGCCCTGGATGTTTCCAAATCCATCTCACAGGCTTCTGTCCTGGGAAGAACCGGAGAGAATTCCCATTCAGCCATTCAGCTCTCTGTGATCAACACAGGGGGCCCAGCAGACACAACTTCTCTTCCTCAGTGGAAAACGGGGCTCGTGTCTGATAACACAACGTGGTGCGTTATCGACCGTGGCTTTGAGCTGATCCCAGTGTGGGACGTCATCCTGTGCAATCACAGTGGGGATTTTAAGTCTATTGATCAGATGAGCGGAGCCCTCAGGGATGCGTACAAAGCGCTGACGAATGAGAGTGTTGGAACCATTTTTGGAGAGGACCTGGGCAGTGCAGTGCAAGAGGCCAGAGATTTCATGGAGACTGTGAAGGCCTGGGAGGTACCAGCGGATGAAaggaagctgctcctgctgatggAGCTCAAAGATGATCTGAATGCAAAAACCAGGAACCACAGTGTGTGGATCAATGTGTGCCTGTCAGACAAAGCCCTGCAGGACTTCCTGGTGAACACTGTGTGGAGCTACAAGGAGTCACCTCCAGAAAGCACCTCCTCTGTCAAGGTAATGCTGAGAAGCCTCCTGGATCCTCACATCTACTCTGTCAAGGACTTCCCTGAGGCTTCTTTCATTATGCAATGGATCTTCCAGACTGAGCACCAGCTTCCCGTATCTCCCAAAATCTCTGAGCTTGAAGAACTCATCAAAACACTGAAGCAAATGAAGGAGCACATCTATGCTGTCACCTACGCACCAGGAAGCTCTGCTTCTGCCGTTCATGAAGCAAAGATAAAAGCCACCCTGACCAGCAGCCTCGCCATTTATTCCTTACTCCAGTCTCTCCAGGAACGGGCTgagaaggacatggaactgttGGTGCTCTTGATTGTGACCAGCACAGGGTACCAGGTGGAAAGCAGCACTTTTCAGCACCTCCTTGGACATCCAGAAATTCTGTACATGGCCAAGGAAATGGCAGAGGCATATGAGGAGTACGTGAACCTGAAGGAGCAGGATGCTGACACAGCTGAGGCCTCCCTTCTGCTGATGGGTCTGACTGTGACACCAGAAAGTCAAAAGCTGTCCCCTGAGCAGAAGAGGGAGCGTTTAGTTTTCATGGAGGATCACATGAAAGGCTTGTGGTCCACACGGATAAAGAATCTCCTCCGAAAGCACAGTGCAGATGGAgactgggagaggctggaacAGGACTTGAATTCCTTGATCAGTGGGTGCTTGGATGACAAACTGGACAAAAAGAAGATGCACAACATACTCACAGACCTGGAAGACACTTTTGCAAAATCTGAGGCACCCAGTGAGTCTCAACCAAAGCCAGACAGCAGCCAATCCAAAGCAAATGAAGCCATTGCAAACCAGGAATTCCTCCAGTTGCTCAAGCGCCTTGGACTTGAAAGTCACTATCCAagaaaaatggggatgggagaTTTCTGCACCATTTGCAGAACAtctctgcaggacagccagCCCAGCAAGGACAAGGAACTGCCCTTCTACTTCTTGCAAAAGCTCTTAACTGTGGATTACCAGGTGAGGTACTTGACTTGCTGGGAAACAAGCAGCCAAAGCCTTGCACCCCTGCCAAAAACAAGACAACAAAAGGACCAACATTCAGGCTCCTTTGAAAACTTCCTTGATAATCTGACGGGAGCAACCCCTGAATGTACAATCAGGGATGGCCATGTGCACCCCATGGACCTGCAGATGGCCATTTTCCACTGTGCTGATGACTTCCTGAGACAGACCCTTGCAACCAAGCTGGCGTTCTGCCAACtgcccctgcctctgctgctgcccaacCCGGGCACTTCACACATCGAGTTCCCACTCTATGCCCTTAGCCAAATCCAAAGGAGCTGGAAAGAG